A stretch of DNA from Kiritimatiellia bacterium:
TCGTAGACTCTCTGGCCGAACGCCTGCAGCCCGGCCAGGCGGCCGCGCTGCGCATCCCAGTGCGCAGCATAGACGAAGACGGGAAGGCCGGCGGCGACGATCGCCCGCTTCAGGTCCGCAAGCCGCCGCTCGTTCTCGCTGCCAGTCGGCTCGCGCATCTCTCCGGGAATCGTCTCCTCCATCTGAGCCGTGCTCTCCGGGTTGCGGAAGTAGAAGAAGGCCGAACCATGACGGCCCAGCCGGTCCAGCACGCCGTAGTGGATCTCGTCGGCCGTGATCGAGGTGTCCTTGCCTTGCGGGATCGAGCCATACCGGCCGCCGAGCATGCAGAGGAACCGGGGCCTGCATTCATCCACGATTTCGCGGCACACACCCAGCGCATCCTGATCGCTAGTCACACCCCAGCGCAGGTCGACGTCCAGCAGGTGTATCCGGCGCTTCCACAACTCCTCCCGCAACCGCGGAAAGACGAAACGCACCAAATGATCTCTTTCCGCCTGCATGTCGCGGAAGGTGGACGAAATGAATACGCGAATCTGGCGAGGGGCTACAACGCCGTGCGCCGATGTGGATAGGTCATTCACGGTCGAAAGCAGCGGGCCCGTTCAACGCCCTTGTGCCGCCCGGTAGCCTTGTCCTGCGACTAAGCCCACTCCGACCCCGTGAGCCCACGATGTGATCCCGATCCGTCACGCACGACCCCTCGGAAAAGACAGCCATCGTCCGCGCAAGATGAGCATGTCACCCGCCTGTGCGATGACAAGCGATCGAGGCCAGCGGGAACAGATGCAAGCGTCCTTCTTCACTCGCGCACTCACGGGCACCCCTCCTTACGCGACGCATAGGCTTCAGCGAACTCCCGGAAGCCGGCGGTCAGGTTCCATTTGGAGAGGTCGGCAACGGGCACCCAGGCGGAATCGTCGTGTTCCTCGCTCATACGAAGGATACCGCCCGCCGAGACGGCTTCAAGGCATAGCACGGCCAGGTTCTTGTCCGCCATTTCGATTCGGTAGGCTCCCGCCACGCCCGTCAAGGCGATGTCCAGCCCGGTTTCCTCCTTGACCTCCCGCCGCACGGCCTCGTCGAACGTCTCGCCCGGATCCGCCTTCCCGCCCGGCCACTCCCACGTTCCGACAAAGCTCTTGTTGGCGCTCGAACGACGGATCAACAGGCATCGCCGCTGCTCGTCAAAGATCACTGCACGCACCGCAAGCTTGTATGGTTTGCCTGGCATCGTCATCTCCTTGAGCGCCACTGACGCTCCTTCACCAACCGGCGGGCTGCACTCCGGACCAAAGAATAGTTGCGCGGAGCAGGCTCGTCTATCCCGTAGTTTCCAAGCTTCTGCAGGGGTTGGCCGGCGCGGCCTCCTACGCCTCAGTCGGGGATCGGGACGTCCTCGTCCTTCAGTTCGATGAATTCCGAATGAGCCGGAGGGACAGCGAGCTGCGCCTCGTCGCTGTAAAACCCCACGTTGAATAGATGCGTTAACTCCTCCAGCACCTCCCGGGCCTCCGGCCCTTGCGCGACGACCAACAGTTCCACGCCTTGGGTGGCTTCGAGAGTCAGCAGGCCCATGATAGAGGTTCCCTTGATCGTGTCGTTGTCTTTTGTAATCGTTACGGCCGTGTGGGGGCCTTTCAATTGTACTATTTTTACGATCAGCGCCGCGGGTCGGGCATACATGCCGTATCGGTTGAGTACGGTAAGCCGTCGAGCCAGTGGCATGCTCATTATACCCTCCGTGTTTTTTTCACATGTCTTTCGAGTCCGTGCCTTACCCTCGTATTTCCGGGGGGATGTCGAGGATGACCTGCGAGGCGCACAGCTTGAATCCACCTCCCTTGCAGGGGCTGGTGGCGATGACGGTCTGCCGCACTCCGTTCTTGCGGAGGGCCCCCCGCAGCTTCGAGATCACGCGGTGGACATCCGCCCCGTCCGGATTCTGCCACAACGTGCCGCCATGCCATTCGAAGGCGGACGCCACGGCCGCCACGCCGTCCAGGAGGTCGGGCATGGTCACATACCATTGCGTGGCGCACGCGGCCAACAACTTCAGGAGTACGAATTCGCGAAGCGTGAGGACTAGCTTCGCGTCCCGCAAGAGAAGTTCACGCGTCCCATAACGTCCGCCGGCCAATCGCAGGACCAGGATGTCATCGTAGTGATCCCCGTCTTTCCGCTTTTTCATGGGTGTTTCCTTTCCGTGGGTTGGACTCTGCAGCCCCTGTTTCTGTCCCTTGTCCATAGGCGTACCCGTTAAGATCGCCGCCAGTTTCAAGGCCATGTCGGCCACGGCATGGAGCCGGGCCACGACTTCTTCCGTGGAGGCTTGCGCGCGCTGGAAGACGACCTGCGGCGCCGCCACGCCGCCCGCGACGGAGGCGTGTTTGACCGGACCGGCTTGATCGACCTTCTCCCGCATTTCATGTCTCCGTGTATGCGTGTGCCTTTGCTACCACACGGCCATCATATCCTCCGTCAATCGATATTTATCTGCCTTGCGCGCTATTTACATATCCAGCACGGATCGCGCTGGTTACGCCGTATTCGAGCCATTTTCTGATTGAGTTGTCCCGGTTGAGATGTTGAGTTTATGCGGATTTCCGGCTTGAGTTCCGGCCCGCGTGGTCATAATGAGGAAGAACTCAATCAGGGGGGGGCGATGATGCGCGAAGTGAACCTTCAGGCACTCCGGGTTTCAGCACAGGCCGATGAGGGGCCCCGGCCACGCTGGATTCGCGGAGCCGATATCCGCCCGATGCCCGACATGGAGGCACGGAACACACCCTGCGCCTACATAGTCCGCAATGGCGAGTTGCCTGTTATTCGAACGCACGGGGGCGACCGGGTGGTGGACTGCGGGGTCAAACACAAGGCCACACCGCTTTCCAAGCTGATGCTGGGCCGGCAGGAAACGCCCCTGCTGCACGGGAGCTACTCCTCCGCGGGACAACTTCTGCGAAGCGTGCGAACCCTCGTGGCCCACGCCCTGGAACGGGGTGAGGCCAACCTCTACTTCATCGGAGTGGATGATGAGTTGTTCGATGGACTATGGCGTCAAGCCGCCGGCGCGGAAACGGCTTTGAAGCCGGAGCCGGCAGGGGAGCGCAACGGCGTGGAGGGGGGCCACTCCACGGCTTCGCCCCTCCTGATGGAACTGTTGCCCCGGGAAGTTGAGCCCGACGATCTGGCCCGCACCTTTGTGGGCAACTCGCTGGGCGCGAGGCTGGTTCGGCAACTGATCCTCCGGGCCCGGCGTGTCACGGAGCCGATCCTTATCGTGGGGGAACCGGGAACGGGCAAGGACCTGGTGGCCCACACCATCTCGAGGTTTCGAGAGGGGCCGTTCATCCAGATGAATTGCGCCGCTGCAGGCTCCTCCGCCGATCTCGAGCTCTTCGGGCCGCGGCCGACAGAACGACGAGGCCCCCGGGCATCGGGGGGGCTGTGGAAGGCAGCGGCCTATGGTACGCTCTATCTGGACGAAATCAGCGCTCTTCCCATGAGTTCGCAGGTGAAGGTCGGCGAAGCGATAAAAGCAGAGTTCGAACGCAAGCCCGATAGCCGGGGAGTGGCGCACGTCCGGGTGCGCGTGATCGCCGCCACCAATAGGGAGCTTGGCTCGGCCGTGACTGCGGGTCAATTCGATGAGCGGCTCTTCTACCTTCTCCGCCGCTTTACCATCCATACCCCGGCTTTGAGGGAACATCCGCAGGACATACCGCTTCTAGCCGGCCATCTATGGCGACACATCACCGGCCGGGAGAATGAAACTCTGGCGAGCGACATCCTGGCACGACTTCAAAAGCAGTCCTGGCCAGGGAACGTGCGGGAACTGAAGGCGGCTCTTTGCCGACTGCGAAACTTGTTCGGCTCGACGAAACTCACCGGCAAACACATGGATGCCGTCCTGTTGAGCGAGCGAGGGGTCATGCCCTCGACATCACAGGACCGCTTGATAGCGCATCACGTGGAGTGCCTGCAGCACCTGCGGAAAGCGGATGAAGTGATCCAGGCCGCCCGGGTCGCCACCGAGCCGCTCCAGGGGCGCCGACGCCCCACGAGCGAAATGATCCTGACCACCCAGGAACAAGTCCTGCGTCGTCTTGCTGAATTGGATATCCTCTGCATGACTCCCCTGCTTTTCGGCGGGTATACGACCTATGCCATCATCCATGAGTTAAGAGGACGTCTGCATTATTTCTGCAAGCTTCTTGCGTCGGACGCGCGGGCCGCCCTGCGCTTCTGGCGGAACGACCTGTCTATCCTGGCAGAGCGCGCTGCCGGCGTGCTGTTCGACGAATGGAGGCGGTTGCAGAATCTGTAAGGGCGAGAAGGGCGCCACAAGCAGGGGCCCCATGCTCACGGCGCCGAAATACGGGATCGCCCAGACATGATCCGATCGGATACGTTTCAGACAACAGGTTTGCATCAGGCAAGGCCGCGCACTAAAAGGAAACACATCATGAAACGCTGGTTGCTGATCCCCTCCGTGTTGATCCCGTGCTGTCTTTTTTCCTGCTCGCCGCCAGCCGCGCCGGGGCCCGGGGCCGGCGGGGCGTTCCGGGTGGCGGCGGTGTTCCAGACCGCCATCGAGGAGCCGTGGGACGGCGTGATCCACCAGGCCTGCCTGAAGGCCAAGGAGGAACTCGCGATCGAGTACGAGTTCACGGAGAAGGTCGCCGCCGCGGACTACGAAAAAGTGCTCCGGGAATACGCCGAGCGCGGCTTCAACCTGATCGTGGGCGACGCCTTCCTCGCCGGCGAGGAGCCGGTGCGGCGCGTGGCGAAGGAGTACCCGGAGATCGCCTTCGCGTTTGGCTCGGAATTCGGCCCCGCCGCGCCGAACCTGTCCGTGTTCGACAACTGGATCCACGAGCCCGCCTACCTCTGCGGGGTCATCGCCGGGCGGCTGACGAAGACCGGGACGATCGGCGCGGTGGCGGCCATCCCCATCGGCGAGGTCAACCGCCTGGTCAACGCCTTCCGCGAGGGCGCGCGCTCCGTGCGGCCGGACGTGAAGCTGAA
This window harbors:
- a CDS encoding NUDIX hydrolase, whose protein sequence is MALKEMTMPGKPYKLAVRAVIFDEQRRCLLIRRSSANKSFVGTWEWPGGKADPGETFDEAVRREVKEETGLDIALTGVAGAYRIEMADKNLAVLCLEAVSAGGILRMSEEHDDSAWVPVADLSKWNLTAGFREFAEAYASRKEGCP
- a CDS encoding HPr family phosphocarrier protein; this encodes MSMPLARRLTVLNRYGMYARPAALIVKIVQLKGPHTAVTITKDNDTIKGTSIMGLLTLEATQGVELLVVAQGPEAREVLEELTHLFNVGFYSDEAQLAVPPAHSEFIELKDEDVPIPD
- a CDS encoding sigma-54-dependent Fis family transcriptional regulator; this translates as MMREVNLQALRVSAQADEGPRPRWIRGADIRPMPDMEARNTPCAYIVRNGELPVIRTHGGDRVVDCGVKHKATPLSKLMLGRQETPLLHGSYSSAGQLLRSVRTLVAHALERGEANLYFIGVDDELFDGLWRQAAGAETALKPEPAGERNGVEGGHSTASPLLMELLPREVEPDDLARTFVGNSLGARLVRQLILRARRVTEPILIVGEPGTGKDLVAHTISRFREGPFIQMNCAAAGSSADLELFGPRPTERRGPRASGGLWKAAAYGTLYLDEISALPMSSQVKVGEAIKAEFERKPDSRGVAHVRVRVIAATNRELGSAVTAGQFDERLFYLLRRFTIHTPALREHPQDIPLLAGHLWRHITGRENETLASDILARLQKQSWPGNVRELKAALCRLRNLFGSTKLTGKHMDAVLLSERGVMPSTSQDRLIAHHVECLQHLRKADEVIQAARVATEPLQGRRRPTSEMILTTQEQVLRRLAELDILCMTPLLFGGYTTYAIIHELRGRLHYFCKLLASDARAALRFWRNDLSILAERAAGVLFDEWRRLQNL
- a CDS encoding BMP family protein: MKRWLLIPSVLIPCCLFSCSPPAAPGPGAGGAFRVAAVFQTAIEEPWDGVIHQACLKAKEELAIEYEFTEKVAAADYEKVLREYAERGFNLIVGDAFLAGEEPVRRVAKEYPEIAFAFGSEFGPAAPNLSVFDNWIHEPAYLCGVIAGRLTKTGTIGAVAAIPIGEVNRLVNAFREGARSVRPDVKLKVSYIGSWFDPPKAKEAAIAQIEAGADLIFAERFGVYEACREKGVLAFSNMYDQHAMAPDTIVTGPVWDMGPTLRHCIETIKKGAWVGMDLKDWSMMAQGGASLAPLHDFESRLPADVLAEVRDLEAKIVQGAFRVPVDESKTVSD